One part of the Roseomonas gilardii genome encodes these proteins:
- a CDS encoding ROK family protein, with protein sequence MRIKLGVDLGGTKTEIVALDEDGHVRLRRRRSTPRAYDDIVNNIAALVAEAEAELRSADGRPTIGVGIPGSISPHSGLVRNANTQEMNGHPLDVDLARAIGREVRVMNDANCLAMSEAADGAGQGYPVVFAVILGTGCGAGIVVNGYPLNGPNRIAGEWGHTPLPWMRAEEMPGTHCWCGNPNCLETYLSGPGLAVDTYGPGHRDASAIGEQAAAGDPIARAGLERHADRLARALANLTNMLDPDVIVLGGGVSNLEHCYHEVPRLMEPWIFGDSHRTNIVQAKHGDSSGVFGAARLWDHG encoded by the coding sequence ATGCGCATCAAGCTTGGCGTCGATCTGGGCGGCACGAAGACGGAGATCGTTGCCCTGGACGAGGATGGCCATGTGCGCCTGCGCCGGCGCAGGTCGACGCCCCGGGCCTATGACGACATCGTGAACAACATCGCCGCGCTGGTGGCGGAAGCCGAGGCGGAGCTCCGCAGCGCCGATGGCCGGCCGACCATCGGCGTCGGCATTCCCGGCAGCATCAGCCCCCATAGTGGCCTGGTGCGGAATGCCAACACCCAGGAGATGAACGGGCATCCGCTCGACGTCGATCTGGCGCGCGCCATCGGCCGCGAGGTCCGGGTCATGAACGACGCCAACTGCCTGGCGATGAGCGAGGCCGCCGACGGGGCGGGCCAGGGCTATCCGGTCGTCTTCGCGGTGATCCTGGGCACAGGCTGCGGCGCCGGCATCGTGGTGAACGGTTATCCACTGAACGGGCCGAACCGGATCGCCGGCGAATGGGGACATACTCCCCTGCCCTGGATGCGCGCCGAGGAGATGCCGGGCACCCATTGCTGGTGCGGCAACCCGAACTGCCTGGAGACCTATCTGTCCGGCCCCGGCCTCGCCGTCGATACCTATGGTCCCGGGCATCGCGATGCCTCCGCGATCGGCGAGCAGGCCGCGGCCGGCGATCCCATCGCCCGCGCCGGGCTGGAGCGCCATGCCGACCGGCTGGCCCGGGCCCTGGCCAACCTGACGAACATGCTGGACCCGGACGTGATCGTGCTTGGCGGCGGCGTCTCGAACCTGGAGCACTGCTATCACGAGGTGCCGCGCCTGATGGAGCCCTGGATCTTCGGGGACTCGCACCGGACCAACATCGTGCAGGCGAAGCATGGCGACAGTTCGGGCGTCTTCGGCGCCGCCCGGCTCTGGGACCACGGTTGA
- a CDS encoding sulfurtransferase TusA family protein has translation MSETVLDVKGLSCPLPVLKANKALRSLPAGARLTVLATDPASVKDFQAYARETGHALVSFSEGAGLYRFTLRKRKDTVAPEAD, from the coding sequence ATGAGCGAGACGGTGCTCGATGTGAAGGGGCTGAGCTGCCCCCTGCCAGTGCTGAAGGCGAACAAGGCCCTTCGATCCCTGCCTGCCGGGGCACGGCTGACGGTGCTGGCCACGGACCCGGCCAGCGTCAAGGATTTCCAGGCCTATGCCCGGGAAACCGGCCATGCGCTCGTCAGCTTCAGCGAGGGGGCCGGCCTGTACCGCTTCACGCTGCGCAAACGGAAGGACACGGTCGCGCCCGAGGCCGACTGA
- a CDS encoding histone deacetylase family protein translates to MDLLLLTHRACLGHDMGFEAMERPARLRVVLEALEAQQFSMLAREEAPRATREQLMRVHPASYVDTILATRPEGDEHVVIDGDTAMGAGSAEAALRAAGAGIAAVDAVMRGEFARAFCAVRPPGHHAEPARAMGFCLFSNIAVAARHAQEVHGAGRVAILDFDVHHGNGTQAVFERDPSVFFASSHQMPLYPGTGAAKERGMGNILNVPLPPGSKGDEFRAAWSELILPAVERFSPGLILVSAGFDAHARDPLAHLRLTEADFTWVTGEICALARRVCGGRVVSMLEGGYDLDALARSVAAHVRALMDA, encoded by the coding sequence GTGGATCTTCTGTTGCTGACGCACCGGGCTTGCCTGGGCCATGACATGGGCTTCGAGGCCATGGAACGCCCGGCGCGGCTGCGCGTGGTGCTGGAGGCGCTGGAGGCGCAGCAGTTCTCGATGCTGGCGCGGGAGGAAGCGCCCCGCGCGACCCGCGAGCAACTGATGCGCGTCCATCCGGCCAGCTACGTGGACACCATCCTGGCGACACGGCCGGAGGGCGACGAGCACGTGGTGATCGACGGCGACACGGCCATGGGCGCCGGCAGCGCCGAGGCCGCGCTGCGTGCCGCGGGGGCCGGCATCGCCGCCGTGGATGCGGTGATGCGCGGCGAATTCGCGCGGGCCTTCTGCGCCGTGCGTCCGCCCGGCCACCATGCCGAGCCCGCGCGGGCCATGGGCTTCTGCCTCTTCTCGAACATCGCCGTCGCGGCCCGCCATGCGCAGGAGGTGCACGGCGCCGGGCGGGTGGCGATCCTGGATTTCGACGTCCACCACGGCAACGGCACCCAGGCGGTGTTCGAGCGCGATCCCAGCGTCTTCTTCGCCTCCTCGCACCAGATGCCGCTCTATCCCGGCACCGGCGCCGCGAAGGAGCGCGGCATGGGCAACATCCTCAACGTCCCGCTGCCGCCCGGCTCCAAGGGGGACGAGTTCCGCGCCGCCTGGTCGGAGCTGATCCTGCCCGCGGTGGAGCGCTTCTCCCCCGGCCTGATCCTGGTCTCGGCGGGCTTCGACGCCCATGCGCGCGACCCGCTGGCCCATCTCCGCCTGACGGAAGCGGATTTCACCTGGGTGACCGGTGAAATTTGCGCGCTTGCAAGGCGGGTCTGCGGTGGGCGGGTGGTATCGATGCTCGAAGGCGGCTACGACCTGGACGCGCTGGCCCGTTCCGTGGCCGCGCATGTGCGGGCCCTGATGGATGCCTGA
- a CDS encoding exodeoxyribonuclease VII small subunit, translated as MNDTSPAVEALSFEEALRELEEIVRSLERGDASLETAIASYTRGTALRAHCERKLNEAEQRVQAIVPGPNGPSLREIEE; from the coding sequence ATGAACGATACGTCGCCGGCGGTGGAGGCGCTTTCCTTCGAGGAGGCGCTACGGGAGCTCGAGGAGATCGTCCGCAGCCTGGAGCGCGGCGATGCGTCCCTGGAGACGGCGATCGCCAGCTACACCCGCGGCACCGCCCTGCGGGCCCATTGCGAGCGGAAGCTGAACGAAGCGGAGCAGCGCGTGCAGGCGATCGTCCCCGGCCCCAACGGGCCGTCGCTGCGGGAGATCGAGGAATGA
- a CDS encoding polyprenyl synthetase family protein gives MSDQTMPASIPIALATALTAAQGEIEQALDILLPREEGREAPLFAAMRYAAMGGGKRMRGFLVLEGARQFNVARASALRAAAAIEMLHAYSLVHDDLPAMDDDDLRRGKPTVHKQWDEATAILVGDALQTQAFAVLAAPDTHPDPAVRAELCLHLALASGARGMVGGQMLDILAESATEPMTQAEIGRLQLLKTGKLIEFSAEAGAILGKAPAAQRMALCSYGHDVGAAFQIADDLLDATATAEETGKATGKDAGAGKATLVSLLGLERAQVQAERLVAQARRHLDSFGEKADLLRQLADYAIQRRN, from the coding sequence ATGAGCGACCAGACCATGCCGGCATCCATTCCCATCGCCCTGGCCACGGCGCTCACCGCCGCGCAGGGGGAGATCGAGCAGGCGCTCGACATCCTGCTGCCGCGCGAGGAAGGGCGGGAAGCGCCGCTCTTCGCCGCGATGCGCTACGCCGCGATGGGCGGCGGCAAGCGGATGCGGGGCTTCCTGGTCCTGGAAGGCGCGCGGCAGTTCAACGTGGCCCGGGCCTCCGCGCTGCGCGCCGCCGCTGCCATCGAGATGCTGCACGCCTATTCGCTGGTGCATGACGATCTGCCGGCGATGGACGACGACGATCTCCGCCGCGGCAAGCCCACGGTCCACAAGCAGTGGGACGAAGCCACCGCCATCCTGGTCGGCGACGCCCTGCAGACCCAGGCCTTCGCCGTGCTGGCGGCGCCCGACACGCATCCCGACCCGGCGGTGCGGGCGGAGCTCTGCCTGCACCTGGCCCTGGCCTCCGGCGCGCGCGGCATGGTGGGCGGGCAGATGCTCGACATCCTGGCCGAGAGCGCCACGGAGCCCATGACCCAGGCCGAGATCGGGCGCTTGCAACTGCTCAAGACGGGCAAGCTGATCGAGTTCTCGGCCGAGGCCGGGGCGATCCTGGGCAAGGCGCCCGCCGCGCAGCGCATGGCGCTCTGCTCCTACGGGCACGATGTCGGCGCCGCCTTCCAGATCGCCGACGACCTGCTGGACGCCACCGCCACGGCGGAGGAAACCGGCAAGGCCACCGGCAAGGATGCCGGTGCAGGCAAGGCCACCCTGGTCAGCCTGCTCGGCCTCGAACGCGCCCAGGTCCAGGCCGAGCGCCTCGTGGCCCAGGCGAGGCGGCATCTCGACAGCTTCGGGGAGAAGGCGGATCTGTTGCGCCAGCTCGCCGACTACGCGATCCAGCGTAGGAACTGA
- the dxs gene encoding 1-deoxy-D-xylulose-5-phosphate synthase: protein MSRPSTPLLDRVRIPADLRNLSAEQLRQLAHELRAETIDAVSGTGGHLGASLGVIELTVAIHAVFDTPADRLIWDVGHQAYPHKILTGRRDRIRTLRQPGGLSGFTRRSESEYDPFGAAHSSTSISAGLGMAVARDLKGDTRNVIAVIGDGAMSAGMAYEAMNNAGAMKSRLIVVLNDNDMSIAPPVGALSAYLSRTISSRPFLSIRDVMGKLAKRFPAPLARAAERADEYARGLLTGGTLFEELGFYYVGPIDGHDLDALLPVLRNLRDADEGQPVLLHVVTKKGKGYAPAESSPDKYHGVQKFNVVTGEQQKAPPGPPAYTKVFANALIAEAERDDRIVAVTAAMPSGTGLDLFGKRFPRRTFDVGIAEQHGVTFAAGMATEGMKPFCVIYSTFLQRAYDQVMHDVALQNLPVRFAMDRAGLVGADGATHAGSFDIAYLGCLPNMVLMAPADEVELVHMTATAAAHDAGPIAFRYPRGEGTGLVALPQRGEILPIGKGRILREGTAVALLSYGTRLAECLKAADELAAQGLSCTVADARFAKPLDTALVEQLARHHGVLVTIEEGSVGGFGSFVAQHLAWKGLLDGGLRFRPMVLPDRYIDHNNPRKQYDEAALNAAHVVATVQAALGSDAGGAVLAPARA, encoded by the coding sequence ATGTCACGACCCAGCACGCCGCTGCTCGACCGCGTCCGCATCCCGGCGGACCTGCGCAATCTTTCGGCCGAACAGCTCCGCCAGCTCGCCCATGAGCTGCGGGCGGAGACCATCGACGCGGTGAGCGGCACCGGGGGGCATCTCGGCGCCTCCCTCGGGGTGATCGAGCTGACGGTGGCCATCCACGCCGTCTTCGACACGCCGGCCGACCGGCTGATCTGGGATGTCGGCCACCAGGCCTATCCGCACAAGATCCTCACCGGCCGCCGCGACCGCATCCGCACCCTGCGGCAGCCGGGGGGCCTGTCCGGCTTCACCCGGCGGTCGGAAAGCGAGTACGACCCGTTCGGCGCCGCGCATTCCTCGACCTCGATCTCCGCCGGCCTCGGCATGGCGGTGGCGCGGGACCTGAAGGGCGACACGCGCAACGTCATCGCCGTGATCGGCGACGGCGCGATGAGCGCCGGCATGGCCTACGAGGCCATGAACAACGCCGGCGCCATGAAGTCCCGCCTGATCGTGGTGCTGAACGACAACGACATGTCGATCGCCCCGCCGGTGGGGGCGCTCTCGGCCTATCTGTCGCGCACCATCTCCTCGCGGCCCTTCCTCTCCATCCGGGACGTGATGGGCAAGCTGGCGAAGCGCTTCCCGGCACCGCTGGCCCGCGCCGCGGAACGGGCGGACGAATACGCGCGCGGGCTGCTGACCGGCGGCACGCTCTTCGAGGAGCTGGGCTTCTACTATGTCGGCCCGATCGACGGCCACGACCTCGACGCGCTGCTACCGGTGCTGCGCAACCTGCGCGACGCGGATGAGGGCCAGCCCGTCCTGCTGCATGTGGTGACCAAGAAGGGCAAGGGCTACGCCCCCGCGGAATCCTCGCCCGACAAGTACCACGGCGTGCAGAAGTTCAACGTCGTGACCGGCGAGCAGCAGAAGGCGCCGCCGGGCCCGCCCGCCTACACCAAGGTCTTCGCCAATGCGCTGATCGCCGAGGCGGAGCGGGACGACCGGATCGTGGCGGTCACCGCCGCCATGCCCTCCGGCACCGGGCTCGACCTCTTCGGCAAGCGCTTCCCCCGGCGCACCTTCGACGTGGGCATCGCCGAGCAGCACGGCGTCACCTTCGCCGCCGGCATGGCGACGGAGGGGATGAAGCCCTTCTGCGTGATCTACTCGACCTTCCTGCAGCGCGCCTACGACCAGGTGATGCACGACGTGGCGCTGCAGAACCTGCCCGTGCGCTTCGCCATGGACCGGGCCGGGCTGGTCGGCGCGGATGGCGCCACCCATGCGGGCTCCTTCGACATCGCCTATCTCGGCTGCCTGCCGAACATGGTGCTGATGGCCCCCGCCGACGAGGTGGAGCTGGTCCACATGACCGCCACGGCGGCGGCCCATGATGCCGGGCCGATCGCCTTCCGCTACCCGCGTGGTGAGGGCACCGGGCTCGTCGCCCTGCCGCAGCGTGGCGAGATCCTGCCGATCGGCAAGGGCCGCATCCTGCGCGAAGGCACGGCGGTGGCCCTGCTGTCCTATGGCACGCGGCTCGCGGAATGTCTGAAGGCGGCGGATGAGCTGGCGGCGCAGGGGCTTTCCTGCACCGTGGCCGATGCGCGCTTCGCCAAGCCGCTGGACACGGCGCTGGTGGAGCAGCTCGCGCGCCATCACGGCGTGCTGGTGACGATCGAGGAGGGCTCGGTCGGCGGCTTCGGCAGCTTCGTGGCGCAGCACCTCGCCTGGAAGGGCCTGCTGGACGGCGGGCTGCGCTTCCGGCCCATGGTGCTGCCCGACCGCTACATCGACCACAACAATCCTCGGAAACAGTACGACGAGGCCGCGCTGAACGCCGCCCATGTGGTGGCGACGGTGCAGGCGGCCCTGGGCTCCGACGCGGGGGGCGCGGTGCTGGCGCCCGCCCGGGCGTGA
- a CDS encoding TlyA family RNA methyltransferase, producing the protein MVDRGLVESRTKAQALILAGKVFSGEARVDKPGQPVKPDTPLQVRGQEHPWVSRGGVKLAHALEHFGLKPDGRTCLDVGASTGGFTDVLLKHGAAKVFAVDVGHGQLAWSLRQDPRVVVMERTNARYLDATHIPDPLDAVVCDASFIGLRTVLPAALALAAPGAWAAALIKPQFEAGPDAVGKGGVVRDPNVHRRVCHMIREWWAGLEGWSVLGVAESPITGPEGNKEFLIAARRNGKA; encoded by the coding sequence CTGGTGGACCGCGGCCTCGTCGAGAGCCGTACCAAGGCCCAGGCGCTGATCCTAGCCGGCAAGGTCTTTTCCGGCGAGGCGCGGGTGGATAAGCCCGGCCAGCCGGTGAAGCCGGACACGCCCCTCCAGGTGCGGGGCCAGGAGCATCCCTGGGTCTCGCGCGGTGGCGTCAAGCTGGCCCATGCCCTGGAGCATTTCGGCCTCAAGCCCGACGGGCGCACCTGCCTCGATGTCGGCGCCTCCACCGGCGGCTTCACCGACGTGCTGCTGAAGCACGGGGCGGCCAAGGTCTTTGCCGTGGATGTCGGCCATGGCCAGCTCGCCTGGAGCCTGCGCCAGGACCCGCGCGTGGTGGTGATGGAGCGGACGAACGCCCGCTACCTCGACGCCACCCACATCCCCGATCCCCTGGACGCGGTGGTCTGCGATGCGTCCTTCATCGGGCTCCGCACCGTCCTGCCGGCGGCGCTCGCCCTCGCGGCGCCCGGCGCCTGGGCCGCCGCGCTGATCAAGCCACAATTCGAGGCGGGGCCGGATGCCGTGGGCAAGGGCGGCGTGGTGCGCGACCCGAACGTGCACCGCCGGGTCTGCCACATGATCCGGGAATGGTGGGCGGGTCTGGAGGGCTGGTCGGTCCTGGGCGTGGCGGAAAGCCCGATCACCGGCCCCGAGGGAAACAAGGAATTCCTGATCGCCGCGCGGCGGAACGGGAAGGCCTGA
- a CDS encoding peptide chain release factor 1: protein MTDSELETALEELDRLINDPEIRMDPDRVWNLLAQLRTQGPADGTGTHAMTATPAASASSTA, encoded by the coding sequence ATGACCGATAGCGAGCTCGAGACCGCACTCGAGGAGTTGGACCGTCTCATTAACGATCCGGAAATCAGAATGGATCCGGACCGCGTCTGGAATCTGCTGGCCCAGCTTCGCACCCAGGGTCCCGCCGACGGCACCGGAACCCATGCCATGACCGCCACGCCCGCCGCCTCCGCCAGTTCCACGGCCTGA
- the aroC gene encoding chorismate synthase, translating to MSHNSFGHLFRVTTWGESHGPAIGCVVDGCPPGLPLAEADIQPFLDKRRPGQSKLVTQRQEPDEVRILSGTFEGLTTGTPIALEITNQDQRSRDYGEIADRFRPGHADLAYHLKYGVRDYRGGGRSSARETAMRVAAGAVARKVLGPEIRIRGAMVALGRDTVDRSTWSWAEVERNALFCPDAAAAARWEERLMAIRKAGSSIGAVIEVVAEGVPPGLGAPLYGKLDSDIAAALMSINAVKGVEIGEGFAAAALSGEENADEMRMGEDGEVLFSANHAGGILGGISTGQPVVARFAVKPTSSILQPRRAVDRFGEDVELVTKGRHDPCVGIRAVPVGEAMLACVLADHLMRHRAQNPDAPARVRLPRN from the coding sequence ATGTCGCACAACAGCTTCGGCCACCTGTTCCGCGTGACCACCTGGGGGGAGAGCCACGGCCCCGCCATCGGCTGCGTCGTGGATGGCTGCCCGCCCGGCCTTCCGCTCGCCGAGGCGGATATCCAGCCCTTCCTCGACAAGCGCCGCCCCGGCCAGTCGAAGCTCGTGACGCAGCGGCAGGAGCCGGACGAGGTCCGCATCCTGTCCGGCACCTTCGAGGGCCTGACCACCGGCACTCCGATCGCGCTGGAGATCACCAACCAGGACCAGCGCTCCCGCGATTATGGGGAGATCGCCGACCGCTTCCGCCCGGGACATGCCGACCTCGCCTACCACCTGAAATACGGGGTGCGCGACTATCGCGGCGGCGGCCGGTCCTCGGCGCGGGAGACCGCGATGCGGGTCGCCGCGGGGGCGGTGGCGCGCAAGGTGCTGGGCCCCGAGATCCGCATCCGGGGCGCCATGGTGGCGCTGGGCCGCGACACGGTGGACCGCTCCACCTGGAGCTGGGCCGAGGTGGAGCGCAATGCCCTCTTCTGCCCCGATGCCGCCGCCGCCGCGCGCTGGGAGGAGCGGCTGATGGCGATCCGCAAGGCCGGCAGCAGCATCGGCGCCGTGATCGAGGTGGTGGCGGAGGGCGTGCCGCCCGGCCTGGGCGCGCCGCTCTATGGCAAGCTCGATTCCGACATTGCCGCCGCGCTGATGAGCATCAACGCGGTGAAGGGCGTGGAGATCGGCGAGGGCTTCGCCGCCGCCGCCCTGTCCGGCGAGGAGAACGCGGACGAGATGCGCATGGGCGAGGATGGCGAGGTGCTGTTCTCCGCCAACCATGCCGGCGGAATCCTGGGCGGCATCTCGACCGGGCAGCCCGTGGTCGCGCGCTTCGCGGTGAAGCCCACCTCCTCCATCCTCCAGCCGCGCCGGGCGGTGGACCGTTTCGGGGAGGATGTGGAACTGGTCACCAAGGGCCGCCACGATCCCTGCGTCGGCATCCGTGCCGTGCCGGTGGGCGAGGCCATGCTGGCCTGCGTGCTGGCCGACCACCTGATGCGCCACCGCGCCCAGAACCCGGATGCCCCCGCCCGCGTCCGCCTGCCGCGCAACTGA
- the fabI gene encoding enoyl-ACP reductase FabI, whose amino-acid sequence MTDTAQEHKIPTGNLMAGKRGLVMGVANDRSIAWAIARSVAAQGGDLAFTYQGEALEKRVRPLATSVGSDLVMPCDVADDASVEAVFQTLGERWGKLDFLVHAIGFANKEYLRGRYLDTPREAFLQAMDISCFSFVSVAKHAAAMMNDGGSLLTLTYLGAERVMPHYNVMGVAKAALEASVRYMAADLGDRGIRVNAISAGPIKTLAASGIGDFRYILKWNQYNAPMRRNVGLEEVGNSGLYFLSGLSTGVTGEVHHVDCGYHTVGMKNPDAPDITVEKG is encoded by the coding sequence ATGACCGATACTGCGCAAGAACATAAGATTCCGACGGGCAACCTGATGGCGGGCAAGCGCGGCCTCGTCATGGGTGTCGCCAACGACCGTTCCATCGCCTGGGCCATCGCCCGGTCGGTGGCGGCCCAGGGCGGCGATCTGGCCTTCACCTATCAGGGCGAGGCGCTGGAGAAGCGCGTCCGCCCCCTGGCCACCAGCGTCGGCAGCGACCTGGTGATGCCCTGCGACGTGGCCGACGACGCCTCGGTGGAGGCGGTGTTCCAGACGCTCGGCGAGCGCTGGGGCAAGCTGGACTTCCTGGTCCATGCCATCGGCTTCGCCAACAAGGAGTACCTGCGCGGGCGCTATCTCGACACGCCGCGCGAGGCCTTCCTGCAGGCGATGGACATCTCCTGCTTCTCCTTCGTTTCCGTCGCGAAGCACGCGGCGGCGATGATGAACGACGGCGGCTCGCTGCTGACGCTCACCTATCTGGGCGCCGAGCGGGTGATGCCTCACTACAACGTCATGGGCGTGGCCAAGGCGGCGCTGGAGGCCTCGGTGCGCTACATGGCCGCCGATCTCGGCGACCGCGGCATCCGGGTGAACGCGATCAGCGCCGGGCCGATCAAGACGCTCGCCGCCTCCGGCATCGGCGATTTCCGCTACATCCTGAAGTGGAACCAGTACAACGCGCCGATGCGCCGCAATGTCGGGCTGGAGGAAGTGGGCAATTCCGGCCTCTATTTCCTGTCCGGCCTTTCGACCGGCGTCACCGGCGAGGTCCACCACGTGGATTGCGGCTATCACACCGTCGGCATGAAGAATCCCGACGCCCCCGACATCACGGTGGAGAAGGGCTGA
- the pdxH gene encoding pyridoxamine 5'-phosphate oxidase has translation MNATLDANTDFTLTTDPVALFGEWMRAAEASEPNDPNAMCLATVGADGRPAARIVLLKSVDGDGFMFHSHYTGRKGRELEANPYAALCFHWKSLHRQVRVEGRVEQATPAESDAYYASRARISRLGAWASRQSEPLADRAELEARLREAEQRFSGEEVPRPEHWGGFRLVPDSIEFWQDAPYRLHDRVVFTRDGEGWGRQRLYP, from the coding sequence ATGAACGCCACCCTGGACGCCAATACGGACTTCACCCTGACCACCGATCCGGTCGCGCTCTTCGGCGAATGGATGCGCGCGGCCGAGGCCAGCGAGCCGAACGACCCGAACGCCATGTGCCTCGCCACGGTGGGGGCGGATGGCCGCCCCGCCGCCCGGATCGTGCTGCTGAAGAGCGTGGATGGGGATGGCTTCATGTTCCACTCCCACTACACGGGCCGCAAGGGGCGGGAGCTGGAGGCCAACCCCTACGCGGCCCTGTGCTTCCACTGGAAGAGCCTGCACCGGCAGGTGCGGGTCGAGGGGCGGGTCGAGCAGGCCACCCCGGCGGAATCCGATGCCTACTATGCCTCGCGCGCCCGGATCTCGCGCCTCGGCGCCTGGGCCTCGCGCCAGTCGGAGCCGCTGGCCGACCGGGCCGAGCTGGAGGCGCGGCTGCGGGAGGCGGAGCAGCGCTTCTCCGGCGAGGAAGTGCCCCGCCCGGAGCACTGGGGCGGCTTCCGCCTGGTCCCCGACAGCATCGAGTTCTGGCAGGACGCGCCCTACCGCCTGCATGACCGGGTGGTCTTCACCCGGGACGGCGAGGGCTGGGGGCGCCAGCGCCTCTACCCGTGA
- a CDS encoding AAA family ATPase, whose product MSLPPEQRETGALLSRLTGAAAPLETHISAIYVGADRTLKLKKAVALSFLDFTTLAARERFCRRELEVNAPAAPGIYRTVHAITGGAGGALRLDGDGEVVDWVLEMATLPADGFLNLIAARHGVDGALADALGDTVAALHATQPVVEGLDSEAAMQRVLAGAVESCRLAKLPMPEVERLSAGLGAAFAARRGLLNARAAAGHVRRCHGDLHLGNLVLWQKRPVAFDALEFDEVLATVDTGYDLAFLLMDLDQRADRAAANRTLSRYLGRTGDTGLLGGLAPWLSLRAMVRSYCEVLAGKDGMPYLRAAQRYLEPAPPVLLAIGGLPGTGKSWLARALAPGIGAAPGALVLRSDEIRKRLAGVEPETRLPPGAYTPARKAETYAAFLREAREALSGGHSVVADATFLDPAQRAGIEAVAREAGCPFLGLWLEAPVELLRDRIAARRHDTSDADLAVLEASARLDPGPLNWEAVRADDDPVAAATALLARLRPA is encoded by the coding sequence GTGAGCCTGCCGCCGGAGCAGCGCGAGACGGGCGCCCTGCTGTCACGGCTGACCGGGGCGGCCGCGCCGCTGGAGACGCATATCTCCGCCATCTATGTCGGCGCGGACCGCACGCTGAAGCTGAAGAAGGCGGTGGCGCTGAGCTTCCTCGACTTCACCACCCTGGCGGCGCGGGAGCGTTTCTGCCGGCGGGAGCTGGAGGTCAACGCCCCCGCCGCGCCCGGCATCTACCGCACCGTGCATGCCATCACCGGCGGGGCCGGCGGGGCGCTCCGCCTGGATGGCGACGGGGAGGTGGTGGACTGGGTGCTGGAGATGGCGACCCTGCCCGCCGACGGCTTCCTGAACCTGATCGCGGCGCGCCACGGCGTGGACGGCGCGCTGGCGGATGCGCTGGGCGACACGGTGGCGGCGCTGCATGCCACCCAGCCCGTGGTCGAGGGGCTGGACTCCGAGGCGGCGATGCAGCGCGTCCTTGCGGGCGCCGTCGAATCCTGCCGCCTGGCGAAGCTGCCGATGCCGGAGGTGGAGCGCCTGTCCGCCGGCCTCGGCGCGGCCTTCGCGGCTCGGCGGGGTCTGCTCAACGCCCGCGCCGCCGCCGGGCATGTGCGGCGCTGCCATGGCGACCTGCATCTCGGCAACCTCGTGCTCTGGCAGAAGCGGCCGGTGGCCTTCGACGCGCTGGAATTCGACGAGGTTCTGGCCACGGTGGACACCGGCTACGACCTCGCCTTCCTGCTGATGGACCTGGACCAGCGCGCCGACCGGGCCGCCGCCAACCGGACCCTGTCGCGCTATCTCGGCCGCACCGGGGATACCGGGCTGCTGGGCGGGCTGGCGCCCTGGCTCTCGCTGCGCGCCATGGTGCGGTCCTATTGCGAGGTCCTGGCCGGCAAGGACGGGATGCCCTACCTGCGCGCCGCGCAACGCTACCTGGAACCCGCCCCGCCCGTCCTGCTGGCCATCGGCGGCCTGCCCGGCACCGGCAAGTCCTGGCTGGCCCGCGCCCTGGCGCCCGGGATCGGCGCGGCGCCCGGCGCGCTGGTGCTCCGCAGCGACGAGATCCGCAAGCGCCTCGCCGGGGTGGAGCCGGAGACCCGCCTGCCGCCCGGGGCCTATACCCCGGCCCGCAAGGCCGAGACCTACGCCGCCTTCCTGCGGGAGGCGCGCGAGGCCCTCTCCGGCGGCCATTCCGTGGTCGCCGACGCCACCTTCCTCGACCCGGCGCAGCGCGCGGGAATCGAGGCCGTGGCGCGGGAGGCGGGCTGCCCCTTCCTGGGCCTCTGGCTGGAGGCGCCGGTCGAGCTGCTGCGCGACCGCATCGCCGCGCGGCGCCACGATACCTCGGATGCCGACCTCGCCGTGCTGGAGGCCAGCGCGCGCCTCGATCCCGGCCCGCTCAACTGGGAAGCGGTGCGGGCGGATGATGATCCGGTCGCGGCCGCCACAGCCCTGCTGGCGCGGCTGCGGCCCGCCTGA